Proteins encoded by one window of Geobacter sp. DSM 9736:
- a CDS encoding DUF1566 domain-containing protein, which yields MCKKLLLLLVASIAFPVAAGAATVQLPQTGQKTCYSEAGELLPTCAGTGQDGELQTGVAWPSPRFTVNMQADGVTPDGTVTDELTGLTWLTNTTCLAPTDWADALRLANELSTGECGLADGSNAGDWRLPNVVEMESLIDISRTLPALPEGHPFSAPDGSYWTSTTHGHFPNLAWGVNIYDGNVRGAPKDTTTDYRVLPVRGGQLPTE from the coding sequence ATGTGCAAAAAACTCTTGTTGCTCTTGGTTGCGTCGATTGCATTTCCGGTTGCCGCAGGGGCTGCGACGGTCCAGCTTCCGCAGACGGGGCAGAAAACCTGCTACAGCGAGGCAGGCGAACTACTTCCAACATGTGCAGGCACCGGTCAGGATGGGGAACTGCAGACCGGTGTGGCGTGGCCGTCTCCGCGATTTACCGTCAATATGCAGGCCGATGGGGTCACTCCTGACGGGACGGTGACGGACGAACTTACCGGCCTGACCTGGCTTACCAACACGACCTGTCTGGCGCCCACCGACTGGGCCGACGCGCTCCGGCTGGCCAATGAACTGAGCACCGGTGAGTGCGGCCTGGCAGACGGTTCGAACGCAGGCGACTGGCGCCTTCCTAACGTAGTGGAGATGGAGAGCCTCATCGATATCTCCCGCACCCTTCCGGCGCTTCCTGAAGGCCATCCCTTCTCTGCTCCGGATGGAAGCTACTGGACGTCAACCACTCACGGACACTTTCCCAACCTGGCCTGGGGGGTCAATATTTATGACGGCAATGTGAGGGGCGCTCCCAAGGACACCACCACAGATTACAGGGTTCTTCCGGTGCGTGGGGGGCAGTTGCCGACGGAGTGA
- a CDS encoding DUF1566 domain-containing protein has product MLNLRYMLLSLLMLVPAGALAAPAIQLPQTGQTSCYDAANNEVSCADDVFRTRGQDGDIRAGVPAPEPRFRNFTSNGIMSDRMTDLVWTRNADCFGSIPWQQALDNAETIRSGVCDVNDGSLAGQWRLPNRKELLSLAHHEDLPEFSFAEEELNIEWLTTQGFRNVRNNGVFYWTSNTYLGEIDGVTPFTRRWVVHVIGDTRPNDAPTNHALFVRSYNAPVNVNAPAAFTGIPVGEAAPAQVLTIANGGIDPLEVTSITVTGTDNAMFTLNPGDGAAGTCGSLTPTVPAGGNCTMSLAFTPATAGEKAAALVIVSNASNTPTLELPLSGTGVEAEASFTATGSVNGNGTLAANEVVVASGAGASFTVNPAEGFRPGTVGGTCPAGTFDGNVYTTGPLTGDCTVVFSFEQVTTPGGDPQGMADVVRAFRAALGKAELTAEERTRLDVAPVGAPNGSVDSADVVILLRRLVGLL; this is encoded by the coding sequence ATGTTGAATCTGCGCTACATGCTTCTAAGCCTGCTCATGCTGGTACCGGCGGGCGCCCTTGCCGCTCCGGCAATTCAGCTGCCACAAACCGGCCAGACCTCCTGCTACGATGCCGCCAACAACGAGGTCAGTTGCGCCGACGATGTCTTCAGGACTCGGGGACAGGACGGCGATATCAGAGCCGGTGTGCCGGCCCCGGAGCCCCGCTTCAGAAATTTCACATCCAACGGAATCATGAGCGACCGGATGACCGATCTGGTCTGGACGAGGAATGCGGACTGCTTCGGGTCCATACCCTGGCAGCAAGCTCTTGATAATGCAGAGACCATCCGTAGCGGCGTCTGCGATGTAAACGACGGCTCGCTTGCCGGTCAGTGGCGTCTGCCGAATCGCAAGGAGCTGCTCAGCCTTGCCCACCACGAAGATCTTCCGGAGTTCAGTTTTGCCGAGGAGGAGCTCAACATCGAGTGGCTGACTACCCAGGGCTTCAGGAATGTCCGGAACAACGGCGTTTTCTACTGGACGTCCAACACGTATCTGGGTGAAATCGACGGCGTGACCCCCTTCACCAGACGCTGGGTAGTGCATGTCATAGGGGATACCCGCCCTAACGACGCACCGACCAACCATGCCCTCTTCGTGCGCAGCTACAACGCTCCGGTGAACGTAAATGCGCCTGCGGCCTTCACCGGAATACCGGTGGGGGAGGCGGCCCCGGCCCAGGTTCTTACCATCGCAAATGGCGGGATTGACCCTCTCGAAGTAACCAGCATCACCGTCACCGGCACCGATAACGCCATGTTCACGCTGAATCCGGGGGATGGAGCCGCCGGAACCTGCGGCAGCCTCACGCCAACCGTTCCCGCCGGCGGCAACTGCACAATGTCGCTCGCCTTCACTCCCGCCACGGCCGGCGAAAAGGCCGCCGCTCTTGTTATCGTATCCAATGCCAGCAACACTCCGACTCTTGAGCTGCCTCTTTCCGGCACCGGGGTCGAGGCAGAAGCTAGCTTCACTGCCACCGGCTCCGTAAACGGCAACGGGACTCTGGCCGCAAATGAGGTGGTCGTAGCGAGCGGTGCAGGCGCAAGCTTTACTGTAAACCCTGCAGAGGGCTTCAGGCCCGGCACCGTTGGCGGCACCTGCCCCGCGGGCACCTTCGACGGCAACGTCTATACCACCGGCCCGCTGACCGGCGACTGCACTGTTGTATTCAGCTTCGAACAAGTCACCACTCCGGGTGGTGATCCGCAGGGGATGGCCGACGTGGTGAGGGCTTTCCGTGCAGCCCTCGGAAAAGCCGAACTTACTGCCGAAGAACGTACCCGTCTGGATGTAGCCCCCGTTGGCGCTCCCAACGGCAGCGTCGATTCCGCAGACGTGGTAATTCTGCTCCGCAGGCTGGTGGGACTCCTGTAA